Proteins from a single region of Chrysemys picta bellii isolate R12L10 chromosome 9, ASM1138683v2, whole genome shotgun sequence:
- the LOC101944140 gene encoding G-protein coupled receptor 55, which yields MDDDSFSKECSFDHIDTIMKSLQLVISIPTFIVGLILNLIALWVFYSWKKQTESSIYMINLALADLLLLFSLPFKMYYSRKEQQRLLCKFIEALYFVNMYGSIFIIVCISLDRYIAIRHPLKARAFRSPKQAIMVCCCIWVIVWLSSIPIYDFHNNDKVKCFHNMSEQAWSIPIILSVEVFGFLIPLTLMVYCSVQIIQTLWRRKNQEQKWVEQVASIWIILANLMVFVVSFTPFHLGIFLQFLVRQGIIVDCTVKQSISLFIQVAMCLANVNCCLDAICYYFATEEFRKKSISATPANALIELRKL from the coding sequence ATGGATGATGACAGCTTCAGCAAGGAGTGCTCCTTTGACCATATTGATACTATAATGAAGTCTCTCCAGCTCGTGATCTCCATACCTACCTTCATTGTTGGTTTGATTCTGAATTTGATAGCCCTCTGGGTGTTCTACTCTTGGAAGAAACAGACAGAATCCTCAATCTACATGATAAACCTTGCTCTTGCGGATCTGCTTCTTCTTTTCTCACTTCCTTTCAAGATGTACTATTCCAGAAAAGAGCAGCAGAGACTCTTATGCAAATTTATAGAGGCTCTCTACTTCGTCAATATGTATGGGAGTATTTTCATCATTGTCTGTATTAGCTTGGACAGATATATTGCTATAAGGCACCCACTCAAAGCCAGAGCTTTCCGATCCCCCAAACAGGCAATCATGGTATGCTGTTGCATTTGGGTTATAGTTTGGCTTAGCAGCATCCCCATCTATGACTTCCACAACAATGACAAAGTCAAGTGCTTCCACAATATGTCAGAACAGGCGTGGAGCATTCCCATCATCCTTTCTGTTGAAGTCTTTGGATTTCTCATCCCTTTGACTCTGATGGTTTATTGCTCTGTTCAGATCATCCAGACTCTTTGGAGGCGTAAAAACCAGGAGCAGAAGTGGGTTGAGCAAGTTGCCTCTATATGGATCATTTTAGCCAACCTCATGGTGTTTGTTGTCTCCTTTACACCATTCCATCTCGGGATCTTTCTGCAGTTCCTGGTAAGACAGGGCATCATTGTGGACTGCACTGTGAAACAAAGCATTAGTCTCTTCATACAAGTGGCAATGTGTTTAGCTAATGTCAACTGCTGCCTGGATGCCATCTGTTACTACTTTGCCACAGAAGAATTTCGCAAGAAATCTATTTCTGCCACTCCAGCTAATGCTTTGATTGAACTGCGTAAACTATAG